In the genome of Streptomyces sp. Q6, the window CGTTGTATTTCCCGTCGCACGAGGGCGGCACGGCTGTTCTCTGCGGTGTGTTGCTGGTGACGGTGATCGCCGCGTTCGTCGCGCGGCTGCGTTTCCAGGCGAGAGCTCTCGCGTCGGCGCGGGCGGTGGCCCGCACCTTGCAGGACGGGATGCTGCGGCCGTTGCCCAGCCGCGTCGACGGACTGCGCACCGAGGTGCGCTACCGGGCGGCACAGCCCGAGGCGCGGGTCGGCGGAGACATCTACGACGTCATCAGCACGCCCTTCGGGGTCCGGGTGCTGATCGGCGACGTCATGGGCAGCGGCATGCCCGCGGTCGGCACCGCGCTCGACGCGCTCGGCGCCTTCCGTGAACTGGCCCGGTGCGAGCCCCGGTTGCCCATGGTGGCGCAGCGCATGGACGCGGCCCTGGCCCGTCGCAAGGGCAGCGAGGACTTCGTCACCGCGCTGCTGCTCGGCCTGTCCGCCGACGAGGGACGGGCTGAGCTGGTCTGCTGCGGCCACCCGCCGCCCCTGCTGATCCGCGGTCGCCGCGCCACCTACGTCGACGCCCTGCCGCCGTCGCCGCCGCTCGGCCTGTTCGGATTGCAGGACGAGTGGTGCCGGTCGAGCACGGTGCCGCTGGCCTTGGGGGACCGGCTGCTGCTCTACACCGACGGGGTGACCGAGGCGCGCGACACCGTCGGCACCTTCTATCCGCTCGCCGACCGTGCGGTCGCCCTGTACGACCCGGACCCCGGGGTATTCCTCGACGCCGTCTCCGCCGATCTGGGCCGGCATGCGAAAGGGCGAATCAATGACGATGTCGCTCTTCTTCTGATCGACTACGGAGATATTCGGGCGCAGGGCGAACAACTCCGGTCGCAAAGTCCGCAATTGATCCGGACCGAAGACATTCAGCCGGTCGAAGACGTACGGCCGATATGATGGCCGCCATCCCTCTCTCATCCCCTCTCGTCACCCTTTCGGCGTAGAACCCGGGCTCCCGCCGTGAAGCGCACCGCCGTGAAGTACACCGCCGTGAAGTACACCGCTGTGATGTGAACTGTCGGAGACGAGGCACCGTGGCCCACCAGCTGCCTGCGGAGAACACCCCCTTCATCGGACGCCGTCGCGAGGTCGCGGCGCTGCGCCACCTGTGCGCCCGCTCCCGGCTGGTGACCGTCACCGGGCTCGGCGGCATCGGCAAGACCCGCACCGCCCTGCGCGCCGCCGCCCACCTCGCCGACGGATTCGCCGACGGCGCCTGGCTCGTCGAACTGGCCGGGCTCCAGGGCGACGACATGCTCGTGCACGCGGTCACCACCGCCCTGCGCGCCACCGACCACACGACCCGGCCGCAGCACGAGGTCCTCGCGGGGCACCTCGCCGACAAGCACCTGCTGCTCGTCCTCGACACCTGCGAGCATCTCGTCGAGGCGTGCGCGCGGCTCACCGCCCAACTGCTGCGCGCCGCACCCCGCTTGCACATCCTCGCCACCAGCAGGCAGCCGCTCGGCGTCCGCGGCGAGGAGCTCTTCGTCGTCGCGCCGATGTCCGTGCCGGCCGACGCGGTGCAGCTCTTCGCGCAGCGCGGCCACGCGGCCCACCCCGGCTTCGAACTCACCGCGCGCACCCGGCCCACGGTCGAGCGGATCTGCGCCCGCCTCGACGGCATTCCGCTCGCGATCGAACTCGCCGCGGGGCGGCTGCGCGGCGAACAGCCCGAGGAACTCCTCGCCCGCCTCGACGACCGCTTCCAGCTCGCCGCCGACGAGCCCGAGCACACCAGCAGGCACAGCACCCTGCGGACGACCATCGGCTGGAGCCACGAACTCTGCGCGCCCGCCGAGCGGTTGCTGTGGGCCCGCCTCTCCGTCTTCGCCGGGGCCTTCTCGCGCGAGGCCGCCGAGGAGGTGTGCGCCGACGACGCCCTCGACCGGGCCGACATCGGCCGCCTGCTCACCGGACTCGTCGAGAAGTCCCTGCTCGTACGGGAGGACGACGGCAGCGCGGAGTCCGCGGGCCGCATGGGCGCGCGGGGCGGACCGGACGCCGAAGTGCCGCTCGGCGGCGAGCGGTTCAGGCAGCTCGACACCGTTCGCGCCTACGGCGCCGAGTGGCTGCGGCGGCTGGGCGAGGAGCGGTTCGCGCGCACCCGCCACCTCGCCTGGTGCCAGGAGTTCGCGGCGCGCGGCGAAGCGGCCTGGTTCGGGCCGGGGCAGACCGCCGTCTTCCACGCGACCCGGCGCGCGCACGCCCAGCTGCTCGCCGCGCTCGACTTCGCCCTGTCGACGCCGGGGCAGGAGCGGGCCGGCGCCCGGCTGGCCGGGACGCTCTGGTTCTACTGGGTCGGCTGCGGACTCCTCGGCGACGGCCGCTACTGGCTCGACCGGGCGCTCGCCGTGGTCCCCGGACTCCATCGGGACCGGCTCAAGGCGCTCTGGGTCGACGGATACATCGCCATCCTCCAGGGCGACGCGCGCGCCGCCGCCGCCATGCTGACCGAGTGCCGGGCCGGAGCCCTGCGCAGCGACGACGACCGGGCCTACGCGTACTCCACCCACCGGCTCGGCTGCGCCGCCCTGATGCGGGACGAACACGCCACGGCGGAGCGGTACTTCAGGGCCTCCCTGACCAGCTACGCCGAGCTCGGCGAACACAACAGCAACGTCATGATGGCCCGCATCGAACTCGCCATGGCGCTCGCCTTCCAGGGCGACCTCGCCTCGGCGGTCACCCTCTGCCAGGAGGCGCGCGCCGCGTGCGAGACGCACGGCGAGCGCTGGGCCAAGGCCTATGCCCTCTACGTCCTCGCCTTCGCCGCCTGGGCGGGCGGCGAGGGCGAGGAGGCGGCGAAGCTCGCCGAGGACTGCCTGGTCATCAACTACGAGTTCCGTGACCTCGTCGGGGTCGTCCTGCCCGTCGAGGTCATCGCCCTGCTCTGGGCGTCCGGCGGTGACTGCGAGCAGGCGGCCGTGCTCCAGGGCGCGGCACGCGGCATCTGGGGCCGGGTGGGTCTGCCCCTGTTCGGATCCGTGTACTTCAACGCGCCGCACGACACGGCCGTCGCGCTCGCCCGCGAGGGCCTCGGCGACCAGGCGTACGAGGAGGCGTTCGAGCGGGGCGCGAGCCTCGGCCTGGACGAGGCGGTCGCCCTCGCCCTGCACCGCGCGCCCGAGCCGCTGCACACCACCTGCTAGGTCCCGGGGCTCGGGTCTTCTCACGGTCGCGCGGGCACGCGCCGCCGCAGGAAGTCGTCGATCAGTGCCGCCGCCTGCTCCGCGTGCGTCTCCAGCGCGAAGTGGCCCGTCGGCAGCAGGTGCACCTCCGCCTCCGGCAGGTCCCGCAGGAACGCCGTCGCCCCCTCCCGTACGAACACCTGGTCGTGCGCACCCCACACCGCCAGCAGCGGCACCTGTGACCTGCGGAAGTAGTCGTGGAACGCCGGGTACAGGTCGATGTTGGTGCCGTAGTCGGCCATGAGCGCGAGCTGGATCGCGTCCTGCCCCTCGCGCGCCATGTCCGCCGCGTCCCGCTCCCAGGCCGACGGGTCGAGGCGGTCGCGGTAGGCCGCCGGGACCCCGGTCTCGTACTGCCACTTGATGCCGTCGAGCGAGCGGATCGCGCGGACCGGCTCGGCGGTCTTCTCGCTCGGGTCGGCGATGTAGGCGAGGACCGGCGCCCACGCCTCGGCACCGAGCCCCTCCTCGTAGGCGTTGCCGTTCTGCGTGATGATCGCGGTGACGCGCTCGGGGTGCGCGAGGGCGAGGCGCAGGCCGATGGGGGCGCCGTAGTCCTGGACGTAGAGCGCGAACCGGTCGAGGCCCAGCGCGGTCGTGAACTCGGCCGTGAGAGCGGCCAGTTCGGCGAAGGTGTACGGGAAGGACTCCGCGTCCGGCGCCGCCGAGCGGCCGAAGCCGAGGTGGTCCGGGGCGATGACCCGGTGGCGCGCGGCGAGGCGGGGGATCAGGTCGCGGAACATGCGCGAACTGGTCGGGAAGCCGTGCAGGAGCAGCAGGACGGGAGCGTCGGCGGACCCGGCCTCCACATAGTGGATCTCGTGACCGCGGACGGTGACTGTCGCCATGATGACTAACCCCTCAAGTGCGTTTGAATGGTTGCGCCTCGGTGGGGGAAGTAGAGCACGCGGGCAGCTAACCGGTCAATGAGGTGATGAGGGTTAGGTGAGGGTGAGGACTATCTTTCCCTGTGTGTGGCCCGTCGCGCTCATCTCGTGCGCCTTGGCCACCTCTTCCAACGGCAGCCGTGCCGAGACGTGCGGGCGGATCCGGCCCGCCGCCATCAGCGCCGCGACCTTGCGCAGCGTGGCGCCCGACGGCTGCACCGCCACCGACGCGAACCGTACGTCCCGGGCCTCCGCGTCCTCCTGGGTGATGCCCAGGTCCGCGAGGGCCGCCGAGACCAGCAGGCCGCCGGGGCGCAGCGTGGCCAGGGTGCGCGGGCCGTAGTCACCGCCGATCAGGTCGAAGGCTACGTCGACGTCCCGTACCGTCCGGGCGAAGTCGGTCGCCGTGTAGTCGACCGGCTCGTCGACGCCCAGGTCGCGCAGGAAGTCGTGCTTGTCGGCGCCCGCCGTGCCGATGACGTACGCGCCCTCGGCCTTCGCGATCTGTACGGCGATGTGGCCGACTCCGCCCGCCGCCGCGTGCACCAACACCCGTCGCCCCGGGCCGATCTGGGCCGTGTCGACCAGCGCCTGCCAGGAGGTGAGCGCGGCCGCCGGAGTCGCCGCCGCGTGCACATGGTCCACGGACGACGGCTTCGGCGCCAGGTGCTCGGTGCGCACCACGGCGTACTCGGCGTAGCCGCCGCCGCGGATCATTCCGAACACCTCGTCGCCCGGCCGGAACGTCGTGACGTCCTGCCCGGCCGCCTCGACGACCCCGGAGATGTCCCAGCCGAGCGTGAACGGCGGGTCGCCGAAAAGCGGCGCGTCACCCGAACGCGCCTGCCAGTCGACGGGGTTGACCCCCGCGGCGTGCACCCGCACGAGCGCCTCGCCCTCGTGCGGTTCGGGCCGCTCCACGGTCGCCACTTCGAGCACTTCGGGGCCGCCGAGGCGGCGCTGGCTGATGACGCGCATGGTGGAGCTCATGATGGGTCTCCCTCGCCGGCCGGTCGGTTCTGGGTCCATCGTGCGGAGTCCGCGACCGGCGTCAACTGCCACTGTTGCAGGGGGAGTCGGGAGGGGCTGGTGGGGCGCCTTGGGTTGGCTAGGACCAGCCCGCCACGATCAGCGTGAGCCCCACCGTGAACCCGGCGCCGAGGAGTATCAGATACGTGCCGTAGCGGCGCCGCATCCGGTGCGCGAGGAACCCGAACGCGCCGAACGCGAGCCCGACCGCGAGGGTGCGGGTGCCGCGCGCGCGGGCCGCGGCGGCCAGGAAGTCGCCGGCGGGCACGTCGGCGCGGCCGGCCTCATGCGCGTAGACCTTGAAGGGGATGCCGTTCCACGGCTGGTGGCGGACGGCGGCCGCGCCCTCGGCGACCAGTTCGTGACGCACCTCGGCGCGCATCCGGTCCGTGGTCAGCGGAGCGGGCAACTGGACTCCGGTGGAGGCCAGTTGGAGGGCGAGCAGGCCGCCCGCCAGGCTGCCCGCGAGCGCGGCGACGGAGAGGCCGAGGGCGCGGCGCGGCATCGCCACGCAGGCGATCGCGAGCAGCAGCTCGGGCATCAGCGGCCAGCTGAGCGCCTCCGCGCCCGCCCAGACGAAGGCCAGCGGCAGCCCGGCCCGCGACCCGACGACACGCGCGACCCGCTTGCGGACGCGCGAGTCCGCGAGCGGTTCGGCGACCGTACGGTCATGGAGGGCGGCCACCGCGGCGCGTGCCTCGTCCGGGGTCGTGGACGCCGGCAGCGGGTCGCCGATCCGGACGCGGACCAGCGACGGACGCAGCCTGCCGTGCTTGGGCAGCAGCCGGTCTGTGCCCGCGATGCCGACCGGCACGACGGGCACGCCCGCGGCCTCGGCGAGCACCAGGGCGCCCCGGTGGAACGTGCCGAGCGCGCCGTCGCGCCCCGCGTCCCCTCCGGGAACAGCACGACCGCGCCGCCCGCGCGCAGTGCCGGGACGTGCGCGAGGAGGTCGTCCGTCCCGCCGCCCGAGCGGCGCACCGGGAACCCGGCGGCCAGCCGGCGGCAGATCCGCGCCCGGTACGGGGACGCGAACCAGTAGTCGGCGGCCGCGCCGATCGCCGGGCCGTGCCGGGCGTCGAGCGCGGCGAGCAGGGCGGCGGTGTCGGCGTGCGAGGAGTGGTTCGCGACGACCACGCAGCCGCCCCGCGGCAGCCGGCCCCGCGTCTCGACGCCACCGGTGAGCGTGAGAGCCGTACGCCACAGTGCGCGCCGCAGCCGGGCGGGGGTGGAGTTGCGGGGCGGGTGGGTGCCGGTGGGCGTGGGCGCCGGTGTGGGTGCGGCGGGCGTGGTCATGAGGCACCGTCTCGGTGGTCGGGGTCCAGGTCGAGGCCTAGAACGAGGTCCAGGTCGAGGGCGAGATCCAGGTCCAGGTCGGGGCCGGGGGAGAGGGCGGAGGGGGTGAGGTGGAGATCGGGGTCGAGGTCCAGGTCGAGATCGAGATCGAGATCGGGTCCGGGGCCAGGGCTGGGGTTGGAGTTGGGGTTGGAGTTGGAGTCGGGGTTGGGGTTGGGGTTGGGGGCTGAGTCGAGGTCGAGATCGGGGTCGAGATCGAGATCGAGGTCCAGATCGGTGTCGGTGTCGGTGTCGGTACCGGGGTCGGGGCCGAAGCCGAGGCCGGACACGAGATCCAGATCGGACGCGAGATCGAGGTCGGACGCGAGATCGAGGTCGAGGCCGGGATCCGCGCCGGGGTCTCGGCCGGGGCCGGAGAGGGGTTCGACGCGAGGACCGATGCCGGGTTCGCCGCGCGGTTCGACACCGGGTTCGAGATTGGGTTCCAGCCCGGGACCGGCGCGGAGTTCGCTCCCCGGCTTGGTGCCAGGCCCGGTGTCGGGTTTGGTGTCGGGTTCGGGGTGGGGGTCGTCCCCGGGTTCGGTGCCGGGTTCGAGGCGGGGGTCGTCCCCGGGTTCGGCGTCGGGTTCGAGGTGGGGGTCGTCCCCGGGCTCAGCGTCGCGTTCGAGGCGGGGATCGTCCCCGGGCTCGGCGCCAGGGTCCAGGCAGGGGCCGCCCCCGGGCTCGGCGTCAGGTTCGAGGCGAGGGTCGAGGCAGGGTTCGCCCCCGGGCCCGGCGCCGGGTTCGGCTCCGGGGTCGGCGTCCGGGACCATGTCGGCGTGGAGGGCGCGTCGGTGGTCTCCCCGGTCACTCGGGTCGACACGGTCACCCGGGTCGCCCCCGTCGACACGGTCACTCCGGTCGACACGGTCGCTCCACTCACCCCACTCACCCCACTCACCCCGGACGCCCCGGATGTCACGGTCCCCCCGGCCCCCGTGCTCCCCGTGATCGCCGCCCGGCCCCTGTCCCGGTCCGGGCGGGCGTGGCGTGTGCGTGCTCATCGCTTCACCTCCGATGCCGTCACCGACGTACGCGTGCTCACAGCCCCACCCCCGTCGCCATCACCAGCAGCAGCGCCACCAGGAGGGAGTCGACGCGGTCGAGGAGGCCGCCGAAGCCCGGGAGCCAGGTGCCCGCGTCCTTCACGCCCGCCTCCCGTTTCACCATCGACTCGACCAGGTCCCCGAGCACCGCTCCGGCCAGCACGGCGGCCCAGAGGGTGATGGCGAAGGCCCCGACCACCGCGAGCGCGGCGGCCGTCGCGCAGGCGGCGCCCGCGACGCCCGCCCACGTCTTGTTCGGGGACAGCGGCGACAGGGGGTACGAGAGCGGCCCGCGACGGCCGAGTGCCGTGCCCGCGCACCACGCCCCGACATCCCCGAACGCCACCGCCACTCCGACGGCCAGCGCCGTGTCCGCGTCGAGGGCGACGAGACCGGCCAGGGCCACCGGGATCCAGACGAGGCCGAACAGGGTGCGGCAGGCCCGGGTGAAGCCGCCGCTGGCGTCCCCGGAGACGACGGCCACGATCACCGCCGCCCCCAGCAGGGCCCCCGCCGCCCGTACCGCGTCCACGCCGGGCACCGCCCACGCGAGACCCGGCACCGCGACGGCGGCCGCGCCCAACACGATCCGTTCGCCTCGGCCGAGGCCCGCCATCCGCGCGTACTCGCCCACCGCGACGACCCCGAGCCCCGCAGCGAGCGCGAACGTCCCCGCCCGCCCGAGGAGGAACGCGCCGAGGAACAGCGGCGCGGCCAGCGCCCAGCTCCGCCACCGCCTGCGCAGCTCGGCCCGCATCCGCACCCGCGCGGGCAGCGCCGCCACGGCCACGCCACCGGCGCCGAGCACCCCGCCCACGACGGGCACCGCCCGCGCCACCGCCTCACCTGCGACGAACAGCGCGCTCATCGCCGGCTCCCCGCGGCGGCCTCGGTGCCCAACTCCCGCCAGATCCAGCGGAGTCGGACCCCGGCCGTCACGATGGAGCCCGCCGCGACGACCGCGAGGACCGGTGCGTACCAGCCCGACGCGGCGGCGATCACGACCAGCAGGCAGCGTTCGGTCTTGCCGAGGGGCCGCCGTTGCGGCGCGGGGCGCCCGCCGCCGCGCCCGCGAGCGCGAGCCAGGAGGGCAGCGTCGCCGCGAGCGCCGCCGTGGCCACCAGCCACAGCGGGGCCACGGTCAGGAAACCGGCCAGCATCGCCAAGTCGGCCGCTCGGTCGCCGAGTTCGTTGAGGACGGCGCCGCGCCGGGTGGTGCGACCCGTGTCACGGGCCAGCGCCCCGTCCAGGTTGGCGAAGCCGAGCCGCGCCGCGAGCAGCACCGCCACCGGCAGCGCGGCGAACGGCGCGGGCAGGAACGCGAGCGCCGCGCCCGCCGCCGCGCCGCACGCCACACCCGCCCAGGTCAGGGTGTCGGGCGAGACGCCACGCGCCGCGCACCCGGCACGGACACCGGCGAGCCGGTCCGCGTACCAGGGCTTCAAGGAGTAGAGGCCGTTCATGAGACCGACTCTGCTCCCGTGACGCCGCGTGCGAATCGGGGCGCGTACTCAATTCGGGCGTGAGTACCGTGTGCCGGTGACCACGCCGCGCACCGCCCGCACCGCCCACACCGCCGACCTCGCGCCCGCCGAACTCGCCGCCGTCCGCGCTCTGTTGGACGACGCCTTCGACGGCGACTTCTCCGACGAGGACTGGGCGCACTCCCTCGGCGGCGTGCACGCTCTCGTCCACGACGGCACCGGCGCGCTGCTCGCCCACGGCTCCGTCGTCCAGCGCCACGTGGTCCACCGCGGCCGCACGCTGCGCGTCGGCTACGTGGAGGCCGTCGCCGTCCGCGCCGACGCGCGCCGCACCGGGCTCGGCGGGCAGGTGACCGGCGCCCTGGAACGGGTGATCGCCGCCGCGTACGACTTCGGCGCGCTCTCCGCGTCGAGCGCGGGGCGCCGCCTGTACGAGGGGCGCGGCTGGGCGGCGTGGGACGGACCGTTCGCCGCGTACGGGCCGGCCGGGACGGTCGACCTGCCGGACGAGGCACCGCCGTTCCTGTTCCCCGCCGCGACCGTCCGCGTCCTCCTCGACCAGGACCACCCCCTCCTGTTCGACTGGCGCGACGGTGATCTCCTCTAGGCGATCAGGCGATCAGGCGATCAGGCGATCGCGCTGTGACGCGATCAGGCGATCGCGCTGTGACGCGATCAGGCGGCCGCGCGGACCACCACCTTCCCCACGTTCGCCCCGCGCAGCATCCCCAGGAACGCCTCCACGATCCGCTCGAACCCGTCCACCACCGTCTCGTCGAGGCCGAGCCGGCCGCTCTGCAGGTGCGGCACCGCGAACGCGTACAACTCCTCCTGCACGTCCCGGTAGTCGGACACGAGGAAGCCCTCGACGCGCAGGCTCTTCTCGACGACGTCCGCGTGGTTGAAGACGACCGGGGGCGCCTCGGCCCCGGTGTCGTACTGGCCGACCGTGCCGATCCGCACCACGCGGCCGCGCCTGCGCAGCGCCCCGATCGCCGCGCCGAGCTGCTCCCCGCCGACGTTGTCGACGAAGACGTCGATGCCGGTCGGCGCGGCCTTCGCCAGGAGGTCGTGGACGCGTCCCGCGCGGTAGTCGAACACCTCGTCGTAGCCGACCCGCTCCGTCAGATACGCGGCCTTCGCCCGCGACCCCGCGCTTCCCACGATCCGTCCCGCGCCGAGCAGCCGGGCGAACCGGCCCGTCGCGGTGCCGACCCCGCCGCCCGCCGCCGATACGAACAGGTCCTGTCCGGGCCGGAGTTCGGCGATCCGGGTCAGGCCCACGTACGCCGTCAGACCCGTACCGCCGAGGACGCTCAGGTGTGCGGAGAGCGGCACCTTGTCGAAGGAGGGGAGGCGTCGGGCCTCGTCCGGGCGGACCACGGAGTGCGTGCGCCAGCCGTGGCGGTGGAAGACGATCTCGCCCTCGGTCAGCTCCGGCGTGCGCGACGCGGTCACCCGGCCGAGCGTGCGGCCCTCCAGCGGGGCGTTCAGGGCGAACGAGCCGTACGGCGACTCGTCCATCATTTCCCGGTGGTACGGGTCGACGGACCAGTGGAGGTTCTCGACGAGGGCGGTGCCGGGCGCCGGCGCGGGGACGGGGGACTCGACGAAGCGGAAGTGGTCGGCGCCGGCGGGCCCGTTCGGACGGGCGGTCTGCTGCACGGTGACGGCGAGGTCGTTGCTCATGCCGGTGACCGTAGGAAGGAATGCGCGCGTCGGGCAGTGGGTTGCGCTCATGCAGCGGCCGCACCCATGAGCGGTCCTCATAGAAGCAGGTGAGACGTACGTGACCCAGGACAGGACGCAGGCGCCCGACCTCGCGCCGCACGAACTGCGCATCCTGTGCGCCGTCGCCGACGAGGGCGGCTTCGGCGCGGCCGCCGCGGTGCTCGGCGTCACCCAGTCCGCGGTCTCGCACTCCGTGCGCGGCAGCGAGGAAAGCTCGGCGCCGTCCTCTTCGAGCGGGGCCGCTCGGGCGCCCGGCCCACCGAGGCGGGCGCCAAGGTCGTCGGCCACGCCCGCCGCGTGCTGCGCCTGCTCGCCCTCATGGCGGCCGAGGCGCGTTCCGAACCCGGCACCGCGCAGGGTCCGTTGCGTATCGCGGCGTTCCGCAGTGCCGCCCTGCACCTGCTGCCGCCCGCCCTGGAGGCACTCGCGGCCCGGCATCCCGGCATCGAGCCCGAGGTCCGCGTCGTACGGGACATCGGCGCGGGTACGGCGGGCGAGGTCGCGGCCGGGCGGGCGGACCTGGCGATCGCGACCCTCGGCGGCGGCAGCGCGCCGCCGGCCGGTCTCGTCAGTGACGTACTCGTCAAGGAGTCGTACGCGCTGGTGCATCCCGTCGGCCACCCGGCGCCGCGCACACTGCCGCTCGTCGACTGGACGGAGAACTGCGGGTCGTACACCCGTGACTGGTGGGCCGCCCAGGACTGGATCCCGCGCGCCACGGTCCGCGCCGAGGACGACGGCACCGTGCTGTCGATGGTGAGCGCGGGGCTCGGCATGGCGATCATGCCGGAACTGGCCCTGCGCGGAGCACCGTCCACCGTCGAGATCACCGATCTCGGTGCGGAGCGACCGGTCCGATCCGTCGGGTACGTCACCACCGCCGAGCTGGCCGCGACGGCGCCCGTGCGCGCGCTGATCCGTGAGCTCAGGGGTCTGTCGCGGGGCTGATGACGTGAGCCCCGTCTCAGATAGTAGGAAGTCCGAGTAATTGTGGAGACAGAAGCACGCACCTGCCCTAGCTTTGTAGAAGCCGAACGTCTCGCCCGATCCGGCGAATGGCGGCCGTGAGCAGAGCACCGCGCAGGCAACCCCTGCGGCTCCCGCTCCCCGCCCCTTCCGGCGCCTCGAAATCCCCACAGGTGCGCGCACTCGCGCGCGTCCTCATGTGATCTCAAGGAGTCGATCATCATGGCCACTGCGACGCCCGTCCGCCGCCGAGTCCGTCACGTCTCCCCGTCGAGCGAAGCCGACCGGCAGACCGCCAAGATCGCCGCCGCGGCCCTCCAGCGCGCGCTGGACCGCAGGGACAACGGCGGAGAGACCGGCCACTGAGCCCGTCCCACCACCGAGTCCGTCCCACCACCGAGTCCTTCTCGCCGAGGGGCCCTCTCCTCGACGGGTCCTCTCGTCACCGGTTCCTCTCGGCACCGGGCCCTTCTCACGAACCCCGCTTCACCTCGAAGTGGTCGACGCGCTCGCCCCCGCGGGCCAGCGCCGACACCGTGAGGCGCGGGTGCGCCCCGGACTCCGCCTCGACCTTGAGCAGCGAGAACCCGCGATAGCGCACCCGTGACCAGTCGGCGGTCTCGTTCTTCGTCTGCCCCGACGCCGTCGCCCAGACCATGCTGTCGACGGCCCGGTGCCGGCGCTCGTGCCCCTCGTAGCTCTCCTTGGCGCCGGGCTGGAAGCCGTACAGGTCACGGCCGCCGCCGCCGGCGGTGACGTACACGATGCCGTCGCGCGCCGGATCCACCGTGCCGCCGATCGGTACGGCCCGGCCCACCGCTGCGCCGCGTATCGCGTCGGTGCGCTCGTAGACGTGGTTGTGGCCGTTGATCACCAGGTCCACCCGGTGCCGGTCGAACAGCGGTACCCACGCCTTGCGCACCCCGCCGTCGGAGGCGTGCGCCGAGGTCGAGTACGCGCAGTGGTGGAAGAACACGACGACGAAGTCGATGTGCGCGGCCGCCCGCAGCGCGCCGAGCGTCTGGTCGAGCCACGCCGTCTGCCGCCCGTCGCTGTGCCCCAGGTTCGCCCTGATCTCGTACGACACGTCGTTCGCGTCCAGCGCCACCACGCCGACATTGCCGTACGTGAAGGAGTACGCGCCCGGCGTCGACCGCGGGTCGAAGCCGCTGTCCGGCAGTGACCAGCGGGCCAGTTGGCCGCCGTAGCCGTCCGGCGAGTACCAGGCCTCCATGTCGTGGTTGCCGGTCGTCACCATCC includes:
- a CDS encoding NADP-dependent oxidoreductase, with the translated sequence MSNDLAVTVQQTARPNGPAGADHFRFVESPVPAPAPGTALVENLHWSVDPYHREMMDESPYGSFALNAPLEGRTLGRVTASRTPELTEGEIVFHRHGWRTHSVVRPDEARRLPSFDKVPLSAHLSVLGGTGLTAYVGLTRIAELRPGQDLFVSAAGGGVGTATGRFARLLGAGRIVGSAGSRAKAAYLTERVGYDEVFDYRAGRVHDLLAKAAPTGIDVFVDNVGGEQLGAAIGALRRRGRVVRIGTVGQYDTGAEAPPVVFNHADVVEKSLRVEGFLVSDYRDVQEELYAFAVPHLQSGRLGLDETVVDGFERIVEAFLGMLRGANVGKVVVRAAA